In Hermetia illucens chromosome 1, iHerIll2.2.curated.20191125, whole genome shotgun sequence, one genomic interval encodes:
- the LOC119646197 gene encoding protein snail homolog Sna-like, whose product MECYKKCPLKKRPINYNIDAVEEGPENLSTKPEDLSIKRRLCEDGEVIDTKRFRYSSSDDRAYYYMSPLAWNNSEIDQRSVSPSTDSCTSGDYFRETSVSPPASNPSYQNIHSRVHTQKTEYLCVQTENNWSFPGHRLSDGYAISPYPFQDPSEPQDLSMKSFIPLPALLHDFGNEKLNSQEKAKLHPRFNCQSCGKSYTTFSGLSKHQQFHCPAAECNQIKRFFNCEHCDKSYTTSGALKMHIRTHTLPCKCPTCGKAFSRPWLLQGHIRTHTGEKPFKCQYCARAFADRSNLRAHLQTHAEVKKYVCTICNKSFSRMSLLTKHNEGGCALGITARGASAAMFFLS is encoded by the coding sequence ATGGAGTGCTACAAAAAGTGCCCTTTAAAAAAGCGGCCAATCAACTACAACATTGATGCAGTGGAAGAAGGACCTGAGAACTTATCAACGAAACCAGAAGACTTGTCGATTAAACGAAGATTATGCGAAGATGGAGAAGTTATTGATACAAAGCGATTTCGATATTCATCAAGTGACGATAGAGCTTATTACTACATGAGTCCTTTGGCTTGGAACAATTCTGAAATAGACCAACGATCAGTGTCTCCCTCAACAGATTCCTGCACTTCTGGCGATTACTTTAGAGAGACTTCTGTTTCACCACCAGCTTCAAATCCCAGCTACCAAAATATACACTCAAGGGTACACACACAAAAGACAGAGTATTTATGCGTACAGACGGAGAATAATTGGAGCTTTCCAGGTCACCGCTTGTCGGATGGATATGCGATCTCACCATACCCATTTCAAGATCCGAGCGAGCCTCAAGATTTATCAATGAAGAGTTTTATACCACTTCCAGCCTTGTTGCACGACTTTGGTAATGAAAAGCTAAACTCACAAGAGAAGGCGAAACTGCACCCGCGATTCAACTGCCAAAGTTGCGGCAAATCGTATACAACTTTTTCGGGCCTATCGAAACATCAACAATTTCATTGTCCAGCGGCGGAATGTAATCAGATTAAGCGGTTCTTCAATTGTGAACATTGCGATAAATCCTATACAACTTCGGGCGCGCTGAAAATGCATATCCGCACTCATACTCTTCCTTGCAAATGCCCTACTTGTGGAAAAGCATTTTCCCGGCCATGGCTCCTGCAAGGTCATATTCGAACGCACACTGGGGAAAAGccttttaaatgtcaatattgtgCGCGAGCATTCGCCGACCGGTCCAATTTGCGGGCTCATCTTCAAACGCACGCAGAAGTGAAAAAGTATGTTTGCACGATTTGTAACAAATCATTCTCCCGAATGTCTTTACTTACAAAGCATAACGAAGGAGGATGTGCTCTGGGGATAACAGCAAGAGGAGCATCGGCCGCGATGTTTTTCCTGTCTTAA